A stretch of the Nitratifractor salsuginis DSM 16511 genome encodes the following:
- the fabG gene encoding 3-oxoacyl-ACP reductase FabG, whose amino-acid sequence MKFSGKNVLVTGASRGIGAQIAKTLAGYGLKVWINYRSGAEEAEAVKSEILAAGSQAETVGFDVTDEEAFVSAIKRIVEEDGELSYLVNNAGITKDKLAMRMKTEEFMAVIEANLKSAFIGCREALKVMGKKRFGSVVNVASIVGETGNAGQTNYAASKGGMIAMTKSFAQEAAPRGIRYNVVTPGFIATEMTDVLKEEIKEAFIAKIPLGRFGEPAEVAEAIAFLLSDHASYVTGETLKVNGGMMM is encoded by the coding sequence ATGAAATTTAGCGGAAAGAATGTGCTGGTCACGGGTGCCAGCCGGGGAATCGGAGCCCAGATCGCCAAAACTCTGGCGGGATACGGGCTGAAGGTTTGGATCAACTATCGCAGCGGAGCCGAAGAGGCCGAAGCGGTCAAGAGTGAGATTCTGGCGGCTGGAAGTCAGGCTGAAACGGTGGGCTTTGACGTGACCGACGAGGAAGCCTTCGTTTCGGCGATCAAGCGGATCGTCGAAGAGGATGGGGAACTCAGCTATCTGGTCAACAATGCCGGCATCACCAAGGACAAACTGGCGATGCGGATGAAGACCGAAGAGTTTATGGCCGTGATCGAGGCCAACCTCAAGTCAGCCTTCATCGGATGCCGGGAAGCCCTCAAAGTGATGGGCAAGAAGCGTTTCGGCTCCGTGGTCAATGTAGCCAGTATCGTGGGCGAGACCGGCAATGCGGGTCAGACCAACTACGCCGCCAGCAAGGGGGGGATGATCGCCATGACCAAAAGCTTCGCCCAGGAAGCGGCCCCCCGCGGGATCCGCTACAACGTCGTCACCCCCGGTTTTATCGCCACGGAGATGACCGATGTGCTCAAGGAGGAGATCAAAGAGGCTTTCATTGCCAAGATCCCCTTGGGACGTTTCGGAGAACCGGCTGAGGTGGCAGAGGCGATCGCATTTTTGCTCAGTGACCACGCCTCCTATGTCACCGGAGAGACCCTAAAAGTCAACGGCGGCATGATGATGTGA
- the yegS gene encoding lipid kinase YegS, protein MKIRLILNGSKRDRQDVQEAITWIRQHHFFALDVRYSESPEDFPLLVTDAVENGVERLIAGGGDGTLNLTVNALMAIPKEKRPELGIFPIGTANDFATAAFIPENPRQALITAIDCCSVPIDIGQVNERHFLNVASGGFGAVITAETPPELKQMLGGAAYLLTGVLKLFEFTPIQGKMCVGDQCFEGSAYAIAVCNARQAGGGMVLAPNAYVDDGQFDVVLYTLDSPPIPEDLAPPSSVLGWILPFKKIFRVQEVTFIPEEGVRQINLDGEPYEADRFEFRIHPQALNVVLPPNTPLLQEA, encoded by the coding sequence ATGAAGATACGTCTGATCCTCAACGGCAGTAAACGTGATCGACAAGATGTCCAGGAAGCGATAACCTGGATTCGACAGCATCACTTTTTCGCCCTTGATGTCCGCTACAGTGAGAGCCCCGAAGATTTTCCTCTACTGGTTACCGACGCAGTCGAGAATGGAGTTGAACGTCTCATCGCCGGCGGAGGGGACGGTACGCTCAATCTTACGGTCAATGCGCTGATGGCGATCCCCAAAGAGAAACGGCCGGAACTGGGCATCTTTCCAATCGGAACAGCCAATGACTTCGCCACCGCTGCCTTCATTCCGGAAAATCCCCGGCAGGCGCTCATAACAGCCATCGACTGCTGCAGCGTTCCCATTGATATAGGACAGGTCAACGAACGCCATTTCCTCAATGTGGCCAGCGGTGGCTTTGGAGCCGTGATCACCGCGGAAACCCCACCGGAGCTCAAACAGATGCTCGGAGGAGCCGCCTATCTGCTTACCGGAGTTTTGAAGCTCTTCGAATTCACCCCTATACAGGGGAAAATGTGTGTGGGCGATCAATGTTTCGAAGGGAGTGCCTACGCCATCGCCGTCTGCAATGCCCGCCAGGCAGGTGGAGGCATGGTCCTCGCCCCGAATGCCTATGTCGATGACGGCCAATTCGATGTAGTCCTCTATACCCTCGATTCACCACCGATCCCGGAAGATCTCGCACCGCCCTCCTCAGTCCTTGGCTGGATCCTTCCTTTCAAAAAGATCTTTCGCGTGCAAGAGGTCACCTTCATCCCCGAAGAGGGCGTGCGGCAGATCAATCTAGACGGCGAACCCTACGAGGCTGACCGTTTCGAGTTCAGGATCCACCCGCAGGCACTCAACGTCGTCCTTCCCCCCAATACCCCTCTGCTCCAGGAAGCATAA
- the murD gene encoding UDP-N-acetylmuramoyl-L-alanine--D-glutamate ligase: MHLSFFGYGKTTRAIAARFGGGFDFYDDRCEKPYVDEAGNRIHPSRDFAPEQSALEILTPSIRPDSPLLAKARNPISEYDLFLSRKWIETLSEEQRRHLPSSIFNLLPKTPPRTVWISGTNGKTTTTQMLTWLLEPHGALSGGNIGTPLADLDPEAPLWILETSSYTLHHTRYASPDLYLLLPITPDHIDWHGSPEAYTADKLAPLRTMREGELALIPAGLPRPSSAAWVVEYDSNAYLESFFDLDASRLRYRAGFLQDALLALAVSRTLFDEADYDQLDAFRLDRHRQEEILDARGRLWVNDSKATNLDAALQALEAYADRPIHLIAGGDDKGVDMTPLIRCLARLDAKLYTIGSNNRRLSQLARDYGVPVQSFTHLDEALQAVDRALKPSEVALLSPAAASLDQFPSYAHRGDALVDYVKKIEID; the protein is encoded by the coding sequence ATGCATCTTTCCTTTTTCGGTTACGGCAAAACCACCCGGGCCATCGCCGCACGTTTTGGCGGCGGCTTCGATTTTTACGATGACCGCTGCGAAAAGCCTTATGTAGATGAAGCGGGCAACCGCATTCATCCCTCTAGAGATTTTGCTCCCGAGCAGAGCGCCTTGGAGATCCTCACCCCCAGCATCCGGCCCGACAGCCCCCTGCTGGCCAAAGCACGAAACCCGATCAGCGAATACGACCTTTTTCTCTCACGCAAATGGATCGAAACTCTTTCGGAAGAGCAACGCCGACATCTTCCATCTTCCATTTTCAATCTTCTGCCCAAAACCCCTCCCCGCACCGTTTGGATCAGCGGCACCAACGGCAAAACCACCACCACCCAGATGCTCACCTGGCTCCTGGAACCCCACGGAGCACTCAGCGGGGGCAACATCGGAACCCCTCTGGCCGATCTCGACCCCGAAGCACCCCTGTGGATCCTGGAGACCAGCTCCTACACCCTCCACCATACCCGCTACGCCTCCCCCGATCTCTATCTGCTTCTGCCCATCACCCCCGATCACATCGATTGGCACGGTAGCCCCGAGGCTTATACCGCCGACAAATTGGCCCCGCTGAGAACGATGCGCGAAGGCGAGCTTGCCCTGATCCCCGCCGGCCTGCCTCGACCCTCGAGTGCCGCCTGGGTCGTGGAATACGACTCCAATGCCTACCTCGAATCCTTTTTCGACCTCGACGCTTCACGGCTTCGCTACCGGGCGGGCTTTCTCCAGGATGCCCTATTGGCCCTGGCCGTCAGCCGTACCCTCTTCGACGAAGCCGACTACGACCAGCTCGATGCCTTCCGCCTCGACCGGCACCGCCAGGAAGAGATCCTCGATGCCCGGGGCCGCCTCTGGGTCAACGACTCCAAAGCTACCAACCTCGACGCAGCCCTCCAGGCGTTGGAAGCCTATGCCGACCGTCCTATCCATCTCATTGCCGGCGGCGATGACAAAGGAGTCGATATGACCCCCCTCATCCGGTGCCTCGCCCGGCTCGACGCCAAACTCTACACCATCGGCAGCAACAACCGCCGCCTTAGCCAACTGGCCCGAGACTATGGAGTCCCGGTACAGAGCTTCACCCATCTCGACGAAGCGCTCCAAGCTGTCGATCGAGCCCTAAAGCCCTCGGAAGTCGCCCTGCTTTCCCCCGCCGCCGCCAGCCTGGACCAGTTTCCCTCCTATGCCCACCGAGGAGATGCCCTGGTCGATTATGTCAAGAAAATTGAGATAGATTAA
- the mraY gene encoding phospho-N-acetylmuramoyl-pentapeptide-transferase, translated as MFYYLHEALGIHLFYYISVRAGLAFFIAFCLTLFLMPRYIAWAKARKANQPINKYVPAHEEKQHTPTMGGAIFVFSTVIASLLTAKLNNWYVIGGLLTLVGFAAVGFKDDLGKVLSGDNLQGLTARGKMALLILVSLLVSSLLVFVAHFPTTFYVPFIKTPLFDMGYFAILFWTLVIIATSNAVNLTDGLDGLATVPTVIALGTLGIIVYLTGHAIFSKYLLLPYIPGVGEITIVAAALAGGLLGFLWYNCYPAEVFMGDTGSLSIGAFLAYMAILGKSEVLLILIGIVFVIETVSVILQVGSWKLRQKRVFLMAPIHHHFEMKKWAENKIIVRFWMVAFLANLLALITLKIR; from the coding sequence ATGTTCTATTATCTTCACGAAGCCCTGGGTATCCACCTCTTTTACTATATTTCCGTTCGGGCCGGATTGGCCTTCTTTATCGCTTTTTGCCTGACCCTCTTTCTCATGCCCCGCTACATCGCCTGGGCCAAGGCCCGCAAAGCCAACCAACCCATCAACAAATATGTCCCGGCCCACGAAGAGAAGCAGCACACCCCCACGATGGGCGGAGCGATTTTTGTCTTTTCCACCGTTATCGCTTCCCTCCTGACAGCCAAGCTGAACAACTGGTACGTCATCGGGGGCCTCCTGACCCTCGTCGGTTTCGCCGCGGTGGGGTTCAAAGACGATCTGGGCAAAGTCCTCAGCGGCGATAATCTCCAGGGACTGACAGCCCGGGGGAAAATGGCGCTGCTGATCCTCGTCTCCCTGCTTGTGAGCTCACTCCTGGTCTTTGTCGCCCACTTTCCGACCACCTTCTACGTCCCCTTCATCAAAACACCGCTCTTTGATATGGGTTATTTCGCCATCCTCTTCTGGACCCTCGTCATCATCGCTACCTCCAATGCCGTCAACCTCACCGACGGACTGGACGGGCTCGCCACGGTGCCGACCGTCATCGCCCTGGGAACTCTGGGGATCATCGTCTATCTCACCGGCCACGCCATCTTCTCCAAATATCTGCTGCTTCCCTACATCCCGGGCGTAGGGGAAATCACCATCGTCGCCGCAGCCCTTGCCGGGGGACTGCTCGGCTTTCTTTGGTACAACTGCTATCCCGCCGAAGTCTTTATGGGCGATACCGGTTCCCTCTCCATCGGTGCCTTTCTCGCCTATATGGCGATCCTGGGCAAAAGCGAAGTACTCCTGATCCTCATCGGCATCGTCTTCGTCATCGAAACCGTCTCGGTCATCCTCCAGGTCGGCAGTTGGAAACTCCGTCAAAAACGGGTCTTTTTGATGGCACCCATCCACCACCACTTCGAAATGAAAAAATGGGCGGAGAACAAGATCATCGTCCGTTTCTGGATGGTAGCCTTCCTCGCAAATCTTTTAGCACTTATCACCCTAAAGATCAGATAG
- the gpmI gene encoding 2,3-bisphosphoglycerate-independent phosphoglycerate mutase: protein MEHKQKKTVLIITDGIGHKPGSAANAFEAAQKPTYEKLFAEVPHTLISTYGLSVGLPEGQMGNSEVGHMTIGSGRVLYQDLVKISLALEDGSLARNPALVETAEKSNDMHIIGLMSDGGVHSHLTHILGLVKILKGMGKKVWLHLITDGRDVSPTSAPEYLKQVEEILDEDIRIASLGGRFYTMDRDNRWERVEKGYRAIAEAMPKTHFGPVEYVLKSYDEGITDEFIIPTAFEGYEGMQNNDGVIVANFRSDRVREITTALGDPDFDKFERKPLKLNIATMTQYDASFPYPVLFPKEAPENTLAEVISRAGLRQLHTAETEKYAHVTFFFNGGVEEPVEGESRVLIPSPQVKTYDLKPEMSAPEVGEAVRKAMDEGYDFIVVNFANGDMVGHTGNFDAAVKAVEAVDRELGQIVEKADKLGYNIVLTSDHGNCEEMCDSEGNMLTNHTVGDVWAFVKAPGVTKLKEHGGLNNIAPTVLELMGLEKPEEMDESLIAHEA from the coding sequence GTGGAACATAAGCAAAAAAAGACAGTTCTGATTATTACCGACGGAATCGGACACAAACCCGGCAGTGCCGCCAATGCCTTCGAAGCGGCCCAAAAACCTACCTACGAGAAGCTCTTTGCCGAAGTGCCCCATACCCTCATTTCCACTTACGGTTTGAGCGTAGGATTGCCGGAAGGGCAGATGGGCAATTCGGAAGTGGGGCATATGACTATCGGCAGCGGACGGGTGCTCTACCAGGACCTGGTGAAGATCTCCCTGGCCCTGGAGGACGGTTCGCTGGCCAGGAACCCGGCGCTGGTGGAGACGGCTGAGAAAAGCAACGATATGCACATCATCGGGCTGATGAGCGATGGAGGAGTCCACTCTCATCTGACCCACATTCTGGGTCTGGTGAAGATCCTGAAAGGGATGGGCAAGAAGGTATGGCTGCATCTGATCACCGACGGCCGGGATGTCTCGCCCACTTCGGCACCGGAGTATCTGAAGCAGGTGGAAGAGATTCTCGACGAAGATATCCGGATCGCCAGCCTGGGAGGGCGTTTCTACACGATGGACCGGGACAACCGCTGGGAACGGGTGGAGAAAGGATACCGGGCCATCGCCGAGGCAATGCCCAAGACCCATTTTGGCCCTGTGGAGTATGTGCTCAAAAGTTACGACGAGGGGATCACTGATGAGTTCATCATTCCGACGGCTTTTGAAGGCTATGAAGGGATGCAAAACAATGACGGGGTGATCGTGGCCAATTTCCGCTCCGATCGGGTGCGGGAGATCACGACCGCTCTGGGGGATCCCGACTTTGATAAATTTGAGCGTAAACCCCTCAAGCTCAATATCGCCACGATGACTCAGTATGACGCTTCCTTCCCCTATCCGGTCCTCTTTCCCAAAGAGGCGCCCGAAAATACTCTGGCGGAGGTGATCAGCCGGGCGGGATTGCGGCAACTCCATACAGCGGAGACGGAGAAGTATGCCCACGTGACCTTCTTTTTTAACGGCGGTGTGGAAGAGCCTGTGGAAGGGGAGAGCCGGGTATTGATCCCCAGCCCCCAGGTCAAGACCTATGATCTTAAGCCGGAGATGAGTGCTCCCGAAGTGGGAGAGGCGGTCCGCAAGGCGATGGATGAAGGCTACGATTTCATCGTCGTCAACTTCGCCAACGGCGATATGGTGGGCCATACCGGAAACTTCGATGCCGCGGTCAAAGCGGTGGAAGCGGTAGATCGTGAGCTGGGGCAGATCGTCGAGAAAGCCGACAAACTAGGCTATAACATCGTTCTGACCTCCGATCACGGCAACTGCGAAGAGATGTGCGACAGCGAAGGGAATATGCTCACCAACCACACCGTCGGGGATGTCTGGGCCTTTGTCAAAGCGCCCGGGGTGACAAAACTCAAAGAGCACGGCGGGCTGAACAACATTGCTCCGACGGTGCTGGAGCTGATGGGGCTTGAGAAGCCCGAAGAGATGGATGAGTCCCTCATCGCCCACGAGGCGTAA